A single window of Acetohalobium arabaticum DSM 5501 DNA harbors:
- a CDS encoding ABC transporter substrate-binding protein, with amino-acid sequence MKKLLTVGLVMVLLVGTSLTGLAATEVRLNEVVHSIFYTPQYVALHKGFFKQEGLKVELSTAWGGDKAATALMSDHADIALIGPEPSIYIYQRGADNHPINFAQLTQKAGSFLLAREPMPDFMLEDLRGKKVIGNRPGGAPEMVMEYVLRHNGIEPFEDVQINTSLDFSANAPAFKNGLGDFVQLFEPKASKLEKMGAGYVVASFGELGGKVPYTAYMACKDYIADNPEVIQKFTNAVYRAQKWTYDHSAKEIAEVIKPSFSELEDDILVKVVKRYKGQNTWAHNPILSKSELDYWQDIIMEADELDKKVDYEVIVDTKFAEEAVKNTE; translated from the coding sequence ATGAAGAAATTATTAACTGTAGGGTTAGTAATGGTTTTATTGGTTGGAACGAGTTTGACGGGGTTAGCAGCAACAGAAGTTAGGCTTAATGAAGTAGTTCATTCTATTTTCTATACTCCACAATATGTAGCCTTACATAAAGGCTTCTTTAAGCAGGAAGGATTAAAAGTTGAATTATCTACAGCCTGGGGAGGAGATAAAGCTGCTACTGCCCTTATGTCAGATCATGCAGATATTGCCTTAATTGGACCGGAACCGTCGATCTATATCTATCAGCGGGGAGCAGATAATCATCCGATTAATTTTGCTCAATTGACTCAAAAGGCCGGTTCATTTCTTTTAGCCAGAGAGCCGATGCCGGACTTTATGCTGGAGGATCTGAGAGGCAAAAAGGTTATCGGTAACCGTCCTGGCGGAGCTCCGGAGATGGTAATGGAGTATGTACTGCGCCATAATGGCATTGAGCCTTTTGAAGATGTTCAGATTAATACTAGTTTAGACTTCTCTGCTAATGCTCCTGCTTTCAAAAATGGTTTAGGAGATTTTGTTCAGTTATTTGAACCTAAAGCATCAAAACTGGAAAAGATGGGAGCAGGTTATGTAGTAGCCTCCTTTGGAGAATTAGGAGGAAAGGTACCATATACTGCTTATATGGCCTGCAAGGATTATATTGCTGATAATCCAGAAGTGATTCAGAAGTTTACTAATGCAGTCTATCGGGCCCAGAAGTGGACCTATGATCATTCAGCAAAAGAGATAGCTGAAGTAATTAAACCGTCATTTTCAGAATTAGAAGATGATATTTTAGTTAAGGTGGTTAAGAGATATAAAGGTCAGAATACCTGGGCCCATAATCCTATTTTATCAAAATCCGAATTGGATTACTGGCAGGATATAATTATGGAAGCGGATGAATTAGATAAAAAGGTAGATTATGAAGTAATAGTAGATACTAAGTTTGCTGAAGAAGCTGTAAAGAATACTGAGTAA